A window of Miscanthus floridulus cultivar M001 chromosome 12, ASM1932011v1, whole genome shotgun sequence genomic DNA:
TTTCCCTGGCGTCTTCGATCAATGCCATCTGGGGATGCTTGCTTTGCTCAAAGGGAGGATCTCTCCCTGGTCAGGCTTTGCGTACGTatttgcactgcactgcactgcctGCATCAGCCCAGGTAAGCTTGACATCATCCAGGGACGAAATGAAATCATCTCTGAAGCTTCCTTCCTTCTTCGGCCACTGGTGCAGCAACGGCAGGTTGTTGGTCGATTCCTAGTGTTCTTTTATTAATACATGCAGGAGGTAATGAGTAATGGCCATGAAGCTGCAGAAACGCAACGCTGACTACTCATGCACCGAAAAGAAAAAGGAGGATTAGATTCTTCATCAACTGCCGCACAGGCTGATTGGAGGTCTCCTTGCACACTACTGTATAGATTAAACTAGCTAATCACACACATGCTAAATGTGCCCTGCTGCCTGATCAGAAAAAGCAGAGGGGTGCTAACACAGTGTCAGTTAAGGTTGATTGTCTTGGACAGACAAGGACCTTCCATCCATCAGCTCCCAGTCCCATGCTACCTGCAACCAATCGGATTGGAGCTGCGGCAAGTGGAAGCTCAAACTTAATGCCtgacaaaaacactcggcaagtcACACTCACACGCACTGTTTGGGGAAGCTGACGGTGCAGCCGCAGCAGCGCACCACCTGATTGCTTGGGATCCATGCAATGGCCAGCAGCACGCCGCGTCggtgtcatcgtcatcgtcgtcagctcATCATTGCTTCCAAGGCTGGTGAAGGAGAATCCATGGCGGTGAAGGCATTGCATTGCCTTGTCAAGTGAACAACTCAGCCATGGTTGGTTGACGAGACGGAACCAGAGAAGAATCTTGTGAGTGAGCAGGGATCGAATGCCACATGTACAAGCTTGCCCTGCTGAATCGACCACACACAGCCGTAGCAAAAGCGTATTCACAAACTCTCATCATTGTGGTTGCTTCCTTTCTCCTGCATGTATTACGTTTTGTGTTTAGTGGATGATGAGGAAGCTCAGCAGCTACGCCTGCCTGAACCTGCTGACACCACCTGAACAGAAGGCAGCAGGCAGGAGGCAGGTAGCAGTCGCGAACTCGCGATGGCAAGCATGTGTCAGGACACCGACGCTTCACTGGCAGCCACGTCAATCCACTTTGTGCGAGTGCACCATGCAACCAATCATCAGTCAGCTGatgctgagttttttttttttttttgaggagatGCTGATGCTGAGCTGAAACTGAAACGGACGCCGCCCGAGCGCGCTCTCTGTTCCTGAATCCCTGATCGGCGTGGTCCGGGAAGGGGAAGATGGGCCACATCCGTGCGCCTGGTGGATCAGACGACTACATGGCACCAGCCCATCTCGTGGAAGCCCAAAGAGAGGGAGACGCCGAACCGATTTTTATTTTAGGTGGGCTTACAAAGTGACCAAAGGCCCAAACCACAAACAGCCCAACGGGACGGGCAAGCAAGCCTACCTGCAATAAGACATATATAACGACGGGCAACGCGGCCTGCGGGAACCCTACCCATCCCCCGCCGCCGCCAGTCCTCACCCTCTGCCAAACCCTACCcatcccccgccgccgccgagcaagcagcagcagcagccatgccGCCGAAGCTCGACCCGTCGCAGGTGGTGGAGGTGTTCGTCCGCGTGACGGGCGGGGAGGTGGGCGCGGCGTCGTCGCTGGCGCCCAAgatcggcccgctcggcctgtcCCCGAAGAAGATCGGCGAGGACATCGCCAAGGAGACGGCCAAGGACTGGAAGGGCCTCCGCGTCACCGTCAAGCTCACCGTCCAGAACAGGCAGGCCAAGGTCTCCGTCGTGCCCTCCGCCGCCGCGCTCGTCATCAAGGCGCTCAAGGAGCCTGAGAGGGACAGGAAGAAGGTCAAGAACATTAAGCACAGCGGCAACATCAGCCTCGACGACGTCGTCGAGATCGCCAAGACCATGAGGCCGAGGTCCATGGCCAAGGAGATGGCCGGCACCGTCAAGGAGATCCTCGGCACCTGCGTCAGCGTCGGCTGCACCGTCGACGGCAAGGACCCCAAGGACCTGCAACAGGAGATTGATGACGGCGAGGTCGAGATCCCATCCGCTTAAAGGTGAAATTCATTCATCCTCTCTTATTATTATACTACTACGGTTTGCTCGTGCTCGGATTGCACCAAAATTAGATTTGGCCGATGCTACTGTTATTGTTTTGTTTGGTGCGCGTCATTGGAAGCTAAATGTTAGTATATACTGTATTGATGTGTGTTTAGCCTCTGCAGTTGTGTCAATCATTGCTAGAAAGTTTACTCTGGTCTGTTGTGCTTCTACTGTTCTGTTATTGAGAAGCTCCTAATTACAACCATCTGTTTCTTTATGCTGTTGAGTGTTGGTCTAGCACTATTTGTTCTAAATGTTTGCTTCATTGAGGTCCAGATGTTTATTAAGTTATTATTTATTCATTTAGTTGATCATTATGGTTCATTTGTTCGGTCAATAGTGGGAATTAATGGTTTTGTGCTTCAGTTTGAATGTTGATGGATTGTATACCTGCCAATTTAGCCAAGATTTGTCATCGGTAGATTTGTCGTCCTGCCGAATATTCAGTCTGAACCACATTGCTTGTTCTATCATGAGATTCAACATTGGTTGATGTTGAATGATCATTACCACTAACCACTTACTAGTGCTGTTCTTTCCTCAAATAATGAGGAAATCCACTGCATATATGCATGTCTTACATTCATTTCTTGTCTATGCAGACTAGGCATCAAAGGAGACTACCATTGGTGCTGCTGAAGTGGTGTCGTTCTGCATGCTGCTGATGTACCTTGCCAAGCAATGCGATTCCATCTATTTTGTCTAGGTATGTTAGTGTTATGTTGTGAGAGACCTCAATGTTACTACCGTATCTTTGTTGAATGGAGAGTTTTAAGCACTTTATTAATCGTACCTTGTGCCCAGCGGAAGTTTCATCTTCCTTTTTGcccttttttatttgaagttagaGCTTCAACTGGGGAAGTGGAAGATGGAATGGAACAGCTTCTGGTGATTGTGGTCTTTCTCATAAAAGGAAAGCAGCTTCCTGATCGTCCTTTTGCGCTTAGCTTTGCCATCGTAACAACAATGTTCTTTCTCAAAAACTGACGACTGGTTTCACGAGCCAACTCCAAAGAACTGCTACAGCCACCTATTTTGGTTTTCTGGCTGAAACTACTTTTGATTTTGTTGTAACATTTGCTTCTGAACCTGTCTATGAATATAAAAAAACCCAGCTGAACTTGTCTTAGGCTAAAAGCCCCAACTCAAAAATCAACATAATATACCTAACTCTGAAATGGGCAAACTAGTGCAACTCGGCTCTAAAATTGAGGCTACTACTTTTGGTTTGAGGACTCACTTATTTTGAGTGTCTAATTTTGTAGCATCAACTAGCAATGACTTTAAAATCACGGCTCCTACTATTTCTCTCTATTTGCACACATAATCTATTTAATCTCTCTATTTGGCACTACATAATTTCAAACTGAAAAATTAGTAGGTCATATAAATGGCTAATGTTGAAATATATGAAATCAAACATGATAATTCTAATTCAACTTGAAATTTTAAAATATCAAACAAAGTCGGGTAGTTAAGACTGTCGCCAACAACCGCGAACCAAAATACAAggcctttgttcttgtggagggcgaactctacaagtggagccacaccgagatcctacaatgctgcatccccattgaacaggggaagcgtttgctgagagagatccacggtggggtctgcggtcaccacgcCGCGCCTAGatccttggttggaaatgcattccgacagggcttctactagcccactgtaGTAGCTGACACCAAGCAGATcgtgcgcacctgcgaagggtgttagTAATACgttcggcaaactcacctcctggcccaggcactTCAGATGATCCCGATCACGTGGCCCtttgtggtctgggggctcgatctagttggaccTCTAAAGAAGGtgcctgggggctacacccacttgcttgtcaccatagacaagtttacaaagtggatagaagtttggtcgatctccatgatcaaatccgagcaagccgtgctgttcttcctcgacattgtcatcgctttggagtcccaaactccatcacaGACAACAGCACACAATTCACCAAATaaaagttccttcgattctgcgatgaataccacatccgagtCGATTGGGCCATCATCGTGCACCCCTGAAcaaacgggtaggtcgagcgcgcaaacgacatGGTTCTACAGGGCCTctagcctaggatcttcaaccggttgagcAAGTTTGGCGCACGGTGGGTCGCCGAGCTCCCCGTggtgctttggagcctaaggacaacccctagtcgagccactggctacatgcttttcttcatggtctacggttctaaggccgttctcccaaccgacctcgactatggagcgccaagaatcaaagcatacgatgaacagggagccaagacATCCcacgaagacgccatggaccagctagatgaagctcgCGACGTCACCCTCCTCCTCtcgaccaagtaccagcaggcgctgtGATGGTACCATGGCCGACAGGTGCgagaccgagccttcaacgtcggggacctggttctCCGCCACGTGcggagcaacaaggaccgccacaagctctccccgccctgggagggGTCGTACGTTATCGCGGAAGTACTCCGGCCAAGcgtctacaagttgaaaaccatcgatagcgaggtcttcaccaacgcctggaacattgagcagctatatcGTTTTTACAccctaaataaatgcatactttctcttatcagttttgtcattaaaatccctgatcttttgtgacatctgacccctgcaagtgcgaggggtcgggcctcactcgggggctggtatgagTACATTTATCCTACGACATTCTCTGTGCCTGCCCTCCTTTCTCACGATAAATCCTAAGAGCTAGAAGttcgggaacaagctctgagtaaaactgggcgAACTACGTGGCACCTACGCCCCACCGGCTATAGTCTCTTTGCTCTCCAGCGTAATCAGAATTGACTCACCCGCACTCCGAGCTTTTGCGACCTTAACCACGGAAAGGGTCGGGATACGCTAAACCTTTTTTACACAAAAAAGGGGAGAGCAAATAAGAAGCTATTTGCTGAAACGAAATATTGAAAGTTTgtccatttgttacaagtttCTCCGCGCTGGCTTTTTTGCTTAACTAAATTCCTACGTGGGATGTCCGCATCCTTTATATCCGTAGGAAATTATTGTTTTAGTAGGTAGCCCGAATTGGCCGAACGGCATGGACATTGCTGGGAAACGGATGGGACGAGCTtccccttacaaagtgatttcatcacgaaaagggactgatgtattcatgaaaacaaaaaactattcacatgggggcttTCCCACAACTTAAATGGTTACATCTGTTgaccacttctactctaaatactactatggctgccgcatcacgctctccatcgggaacgtcctaccgctccgcgggatccctgagggtgccgccgtctgcaacgtcgagcaccatgtcggtgaccgtggtgtctttGCTAGGATgaccagggactacgccatcgtgatcagccgcaaccctgacaacggcacctCGAGACAAGGTAGCTCCTGGACGGGGACGCCGCCCGCTGAAGTACAACCACCATGGCtggtggatgtctctgacatctcatcaaactttatgaaccggCCGCCCTGATCGGCGTAGCCTTGGGCGGCTTCCCCATCGACAAGGCTCGCCCAGAGAAGATTCGTCGGAAGAAGCCTACTGTTGGGTTAaaaaacccagggtccctcacggaccggcttcccaacaaaggctcggcccaagtagacaacatgcaactcatgggccagcccaagtatcggaacaacaggccagaagggtgatccaatcatcCGACTGGAAGGCTTgcccgaggaggaacgacgcccgtttTCTGTCTCCGGCCCTCCTCTCCGACCGAAGCGCTCACTTTGATCTCCAGCCCACTTTCGGACGGCCTCTTCGACCGAAAGTCCTGGCCGAGACACTACTTCTGACTttgaccccgcgtctccgaccggggtacgtaAGAACCTTgcccactgctcttctccgactagcgcaaccagagccgactgggaccgaccgaccggggacgcccgcctgGGAAGGActagggaacgaacggagaaagcaaggcaaggcacacAAGTCGAACCacgataccaaggaccgtaccctgtacacctatagaaatagtactctacaaccgccctaacacaaacagtgttgtaggcatcgacatttttcctacagtattgtgggcgccattaactcctatacagtaaggctccccccacatgcctctaggcatcgacagtcttgtgggcgccggcatttaccataccgagtgaacatggtaaaatcactcacatgcctctgggcatcaatagtatagcaggtaccgacatctgccatacccgaacaaaacgacgtagcctcccacgtgcatccgacatccaacatccaacagtgttgtgggcgcctaccatcatcctatacccgtcGGTGTGGGAagcaaggtttagaagcatacatactctctccctctcacttgtaaggccatccccttcatctataaaaggggatgcactctctcccaagaaTCCAAGTTAATCCAGGTCAATTCAAGTGCTTAccgattcattagatcgatcaagttcactagctcacaaccacagaaccgccaggttcagacctcaagcacatgcttgaacacttagctcatagcggagctcctgtcgctcttggccctttcgACTGGagccgactggacctcttgtaccccccatctttctcctcgtttataaccccactgcaaactttgagcacctaggctcaggaataaattcACCGACCGACTCCAACTGGACATAGGgcgcgttgcctgaaccagtataacccctgtgtcattgagtgctaggccatctccaataacaacgtacgacaaaactacaaatatttacttgttggtcactttttgcaccgatagttggcgccgttcatggggaagatgttgtacgttcaacacatTTTGGTCATcaaatggcccacttttctgccacccttACCATGGTAGGCTCAggtgatacgattcgctttggctcactcaAGTTTCCCGCTCTCCCACcgattgggatgtgggttccacctgtctttgagccatcccaggccttcgtCTTCGGAAGcttagacttcgtcgccgaccggctcgacaTACTACACCTTCGCGAGGAGGCTCTCGTTCTagcgcccatcggaggggcgccctccatcagcTTCGGGACGCACGGCGACTTCAACGACGTGGCATCTGCGCtccattccgagcaaactctctactcaaaccctgttgtgagtaatatgcatactgttatttactctttatttactatctcccaccgattatTCGGAGGGACCATATTTACCGCACCACGAACaccatacgatcggttcccctacggcctcgcgtcccccgcGAACGCATGCGCTCGAGGGCTCCGAGGGACGCTGtcgccatcccccctcacatccgaattcgtgggaatggcaagctatgctcctaccactatCCACGAACTCCcagatgacgagggtgagagtgacggctctagcatcggcgacgtggcacctagacaccgtccgtcccgggagtgcgctatggcggacgctccaggACAGCCATCGGTCATTGCAGAGTctgcgcaaactcacaccccttcggaccTACGTGTGGGGGCCCTCGCGTTTGCGTAAGGGCACACTGAGGAACTATGACAATAGCAGTAGAGCCAGCCACCGCCTATGCTGGCAAGCTCGGTGCAGcacattgcgccccatgcgcataacccggcgagctatgcccggggtcacgcccgccaggtccaacacgacatcatgaacatCGCAGTAGCaacaatgcttctgcgtggcgttctcgagcccgtcgacccctaaAAGCGGGCGGTCTACTGAAACCtctaggttctagtagaagccaccgTCGTACAACAagcggaaagctccgcatcgcgacTCCAACACGCGCCCTCTCTACCCACCAGGGGAGCGGGGACGTGCCAGacagatcgctccatccgctcgccgctaCAGCCGCTACCTAGCGCTTGCTCTGCACCGACCGCCGGTACACGAGCGGCCCGGTCTGCACCAAGACGCTCGCAGCATCGTCAGCAATCGACATCACgcttggcatgatgatgacgtccatcgagcgGTGATGAGAGTGGGCGACATGGAtcctggccaaaccatcgagAGGAGCGGTGAAATGCGCCACAGACATGGTCGCCGGCCaaacgaccggagtcccagccctgagggcccggTACCATGGGCCTTTGACCGGCGTATCCGAAGAGCGCCGTTCCCATATCACTTATGACCGCCCACCAATatcaccaagtacaccagggagacaaaccccggtatttggctcgaagatttctaaCTTGCCTGtcgagccggaggggtggatgatgaccttttcatcattcagtatctccccatctgcgtgggggaacatgttcgggcatggcttgaattccttccacatgacagcatccgcgactaggcggacctcaagagggtcttcattgggaatttccaggggatgtatgtccgccctagaaactcctgggacctcaagagttgccagtaGGAGCTTAGCGAGTCTCTGCCGGACTACATCcgcaggttctcccaacgatgcaactccctctctgatgtcatcgacgtggacgtcatcagtgcattcctctccgggacgacctacgagtccctgatccacaagctcggatgcctgaagccctgtaccacccgtgacctgctcaacgtcaccactaaccacgcctctgaCAAGGAAGCGGTCGAAGCGGTCTTCAACTAgggccgggacaaaggcaaggccaagcgcacggaccaagacgagggcccctccacacagaggggcaagaagaacaaaaaggactgGCGCCGACcggacaacaccgcgttgg
This region includes:
- the LOC136497238 gene encoding large ribosomal subunit protein uL11z; this encodes MPPKLDPSQVVEVFVRVTGGEVGAASSLAPKIGPLGLSPKKIGEDIAKETAKDWKGLRVTVKLTVQNRQAKVSVVPSAAALVIKALKEPERDRKKVKNIKHSGNISLDDVVEIAKTMRPRSMAKEMAGTVKEILGTCVSVGCTVDGKDPKDLQQEIDDGEVEIPSA